The Prosthecobacter debontii genomic sequence AAGCGGCGAGCGATCTCGGGTTGAGTGCCCTCGCCTTGATCATAGGCTTTGACGATACGTTCACGTAAATCCAGAGAAAGAGTGGCCATGCTCAGACTATCTCACACTCCCTCTTGTTACGCTATAGAATTATTTAATATGCTCTAGCTAGCGTTGATGGATGTTCGTAACATTTGGACAACACCATCGTTTCTAGGCGCTACAACCATGAAACGCCGCCAGATCGCCCTGTTCGCCGTCTTCGCCCTGAGCTGTCAGTGGCTGCCTGCCGCCAGCTTGACGCTTGTCTCCAAGGACATCCCCCCAGCGCCGCTCATCCTCGCACCTGACGCCTCACCCCGCACCCGCGAAACCACAGTCCTTTTGGCGCACTACCTGGGAAAGATCACGGGGCAGAAGCCACCGATTCTCGATCATACGCCCACCCCTCTGCCTGAGCGCGCCATTTGGATCGGAATTCAACCCGCCGTCACCACTTTGCTCCCGAATGTGGATCTCACGTTTCAACACCCTGAGGAAATCTTGATCGCAGCCAATGAGCATCATGTGCTCATCGCCGGGCGCGACCGCTGGGACCCAGCCCACTCGAAGATCACCAACAAAGAAGGCACCGTGCAGGGAGTGCAGCAGGAATACGGCACCCTCAATGCCATCTACACCTTCCTGCAAGATGAACTCGGTGTGCGTTGGTTCTGGCCTGGGGAGTTAGGCGAAGATGTGGTTCAGCGAGACGAGATCCAGCTCACGGTACCTTTTCAACATCGTCATCATCCGCAAATCCGCTCGCGAGGGGGTGTTTTCAACTTCTCCAGTCTCGGTAACAAAGGCTACGGACGCGCTCACGAGTGGGCGCTTCGTCAGCGTCTCCAGCTCGACTCCCTCACGATGGAAGGCGGGCATGGATTTGGGGATTGGTGGGATCGTTACCACAAAACCCATCCTGAGATTTTTGCCCTTCAGCCTGATGGCACCCGCAGCGGATTTCCTCAGCCTCGCACGGCCAAACTCTGCATGTCCAATCCCAAGGTCTGGGAGCTGTGGCTCAAGCAAGTGGAGGAAACTCTCACCGAGGATCCTCATCGCACCGTTTTTAATGCCTCCCCCAACGATGGCTGGGCCAGCGGCCACTGCACCTGCTCGAATTGCCGAGCCTGGGACCATCCCGATGGAGAACCCCGCATCTTCAATTGGTACAAGCAGAACGAAGTGCATCCGGCAACGAGTGATCGAGATGTGACCTTTGCCAATAGGCTGGCCGAGCTTCTCGAACAAAAATACCCTGGGAAAAACTACCGAGTACTCATGCTCAGCTACGGTCACTCACGCCCTGTTCCTGTCAAAGCTCGACCCTCCCCTAACGTCATCATGTCACTGGTGGCCAATTTCTATGGCCGAACCGGTCTGGTCGATAACGGCTCCACGCGAGGGGACACTTACCGACAGCAATTTGAGGGCTGGGCGAAGATCGTTCCGTCGATGCTGTGGCGTCCCAATACGGGCAGTCCGGCGGGGTGGCAGCAGGGTCTTCCAGATCTCTCCATTCAACAGACGATCCGTGACCTCAAGGATGTCGCTGCGGCACATTGCGAAGGCATCTTCATCGACGCCGTCTGGGAACATTGGGCGACCCAAGGCCCTCAATATTACGTCATGGCTCAACTCGTCTGGAATCCAGACGCCGATGCGGAAGCCATCCTTGCCGACTATTACCAGCGGGCTTTTGGGTCAGCCGCCTCGGCAGTGCGCGAATACTTCGATGCTCTGGAAACTGCACGCATGGAGTTCACCAAGACCAACAATGAAGCGGGGGTCTTCTCATTTCCTGAGCTCTACACCGATGCTTTGCTACGGGACTCTCAGGCTCGCCTCAAACGGGCAGGGGCTGCTGTGCCTCCCGGTTCCCTTTACGCTCAGCGTGTGGCATTCATTCAAGCAGGTCTCGACTACACTCGCCTCACCCTTGCCAACATCCGTCTGATGGGGAGCTACTGGAAAAAGAAAGATGCTGTGGTCGCCCAGCAAGTCCGTGAAAACTGGCAAACGATCGAAAAACTCATCGCGGATCATCCTTACGCCTTGAATGGAGGTCCTCTCAAAAAGGGCGCTCCACGCATGGAGGGGCTTCACCCCGACGGTCCCCGGCCTAGAGTTAAAAAAAGACGCAACGCCAACGATCTGGATCTGAACTGAACCAGTCCCTCAAGCCAACTGCGGAGCGACGGACCCATAGCCGCCAGGAAGATCTCCCTCCTGAACAGCTCTCCCCGGATTTTCAATGCGCCAGTGGCGCGGAACCTCCCAGGGCGCGAGGGCGGCGCAGGCTTTGGATTTAAACTCGGGCGTCAACTGCTCAGGGGATACCCCCACACAGGCCACCACATCCTGCACTCGTTCGGGATCACGACTGGTCTGGCCATGCACCCGCACATGTCGAATTCCCGTGGCGGCTCGGATTTTATCACTGATGGCCGTGGGGCTCAGTTTCCGACTAGCCACATTAATGCCGGGGCCTTCACAGCCCTGGTAACTCAGCGCCGAGCCTTCTAGCTGCACGCGATCCCACGTGCGGTGATGGTGGTGGTGAAACAATTCTCCCGGCTGCACAGTGTCATAGCCCATGCCCACAGCATCGCTATGCACCACCAGCCGCCCTTGTTCCAAGGTCGCGGTCACCCCGGGGAGCAGGTGGCCGATGTCGCTCGCCTCAGTACGCAGGGTTTCGCTGGCGTCGTAGCTGATGGCTCCTGTCTCGCTGGTGCCGTAGAGATTGTGCAGCTTCAGATGGAACGTTTCACGCACCTTCGCCTCTAGATCGAGCGTCAGGGGTGAACCCGCAGAAACAGCCAAAGCCACACGGGAGACATCCAATCCTGCAATCAACCATGCCTTCCACATGGCAGGAACCCCTGGCAAAAAAGCGCGCTCATGCATGGCCAGGGCCTCCACCATGCCCGCCGGGAAAGGAGTCGGCAACCAATGCGTGGCCAGCCCATTCAGCAGAGTTTGGAGAATCGTGGTCGTCAGCCCGAAGCTGTGCGCCACACTCAGCGGGGCCAAGGCCACCTGACAGCGATCCAGCTTCAGCGCTGCATAGAGACGATCCACATCCGCCACGATCTGCGACAGGGTGAAAAACTGACAGCGGCGCATTCCAGATGCCCCCACGGTTTGTTTCACCACCGAGACAAAACGCGGCACACAGCAACTCGGCACCCTGCGGGAACGATCTTTCTCGACGATCTGCACGGGCCTCCCGGTCAAAAAACCCGCCAGCAGAGCGACGGTGATCTCTGGACCGTCCCCCTGCGCCAAGTAAAAGCACCCCAGCCGAGCACAGAATTGAGAAGGATAAGACAACGCAGCCTTCTGCAGATCACGGAAGGTGAGGGCACCCCCCGGGTGCCAGAGGGCGATTTCGTCCCCTCGGGTGTCTAGGATTTGTTTCCAGCGGTCAGCAAACATTTGAACTCTCTGCCGCGTGCGGCTAAACGGATTGGCGCGGTGTTTGAGCCAGGAGTGTGCCAGCCCACCACCGCGAGTTCAAGCTCGGGAATCCAGGTTCCCGTTGTCAGCGTTTCATTCTCTCGTGATCCCTGTTTCCTCTCAGCGCATTTTCGTCACCGGAGCCGGCATTGTCTCGCCTCTGGGGCTGGACTGGCGGGAAAATGAGGCCTCTTTTCGGGCAAACCGCACCGCCTTTCGCCCGGTCACTATGTTCGATGTGAGTGAGCGCATCGCAAAGACGGCCGCCCATGTAGATCTGCCCACCGAACGCCTGTTTCTGAAGACTCCACGACGGCGCGAGCATTTGATTGATCGCGGCACGAAGATGCTGCTCCTGGCGCTGCGTGAAACTTTGGCCACGGCCCGGATGCCTGGGCTGGAGGGTGTGGATGCCATCATCATCGGCACCTCAGCAGGCGCTATGGGCATCGGCCAAGAATACTTCCGCCACGCGGCCAGCAGTCCGTCCAAGTTGCCCGGCCAGCTCTCACGTCTGGAGTTTTACCAGCCCCAGCGACAGCTCAATGCCATCGCCATGGAATATGGCTGGCACGGCCCCATGTTGCTCGTCTCCAATGCCTGTGCCAGCGGAGCCAATGCCATTGGCGATGCCATGGCGATGATCCAGACCGGTAAGGCCAAACGCGTCCTGGCCGGTGGTTACGATGCCATCGCCGAGCTCGTGTATGCGGGCTTTGATACCCTGCGTGCCTTGGCTCCCA encodes the following:
- a CDS encoding DUF4838 domain-containing protein, whose amino-acid sequence is MKRRQIALFAVFALSCQWLPAASLTLVSKDIPPAPLILAPDASPRTRETTVLLAHYLGKITGQKPPILDHTPTPLPERAIWIGIQPAVTTLLPNVDLTFQHPEEILIAANEHHVLIAGRDRWDPAHSKITNKEGTVQGVQQEYGTLNAIYTFLQDELGVRWFWPGELGEDVVQRDEIQLTVPFQHRHHPQIRSRGGVFNFSSLGNKGYGRAHEWALRQRLQLDSLTMEGGHGFGDWWDRYHKTHPEIFALQPDGTRSGFPQPRTAKLCMSNPKVWELWLKQVEETLTEDPHRTVFNASPNDGWASGHCTCSNCRAWDHPDGEPRIFNWYKQNEVHPATSDRDVTFANRLAELLEQKYPGKNYRVLMLSYGHSRPVPVKARPSPNVIMSLVANFYGRTGLVDNGSTRGDTYRQQFEGWAKIVPSMLWRPNTGSPAGWQQGLPDLSIQQTIRDLKDVAAAHCEGIFIDAVWEHWATQGPQYYVMAQLVWNPDADAEAILADYYQRAFGSAASAVREYFDALETARMEFTKTNNEAGVFSFPELYTDALLRDSQARLKRAGAAVPPGSLYAQRVAFIQAGLDYTRLTLANIRLMGSYWKKKDAVVAQQVRENWQTIEKLIADHPYALNGGPLKKGAPRMEGLHPDGPRPRVKKRRNANDLDLN
- a CDS encoding AMP-binding protein gives rise to the protein MFADRWKQILDTRGDEIALWHPGGALTFRDLQKAALSYPSQFCARLGCFYLAQGDGPEITVALLAGFLTGRPVQIVEKDRSRRVPSCCVPRFVSVVKQTVGASGMRRCQFFTLSQIVADVDRLYAALKLDRCQVALAPLSVAHSFGLTTTILQTLLNGLATHWLPTPFPAGMVEALAMHERAFLPGVPAMWKAWLIAGLDVSRVALAVSAGSPLTLDLEAKVRETFHLKLHNLYGTSETGAISYDASETLRTEASDIGHLLPGVTATLEQGRLVVHSDAVGMGYDTVQPGELFHHHHHRTWDRVQLEGSALSYQGCEGPGINVASRKLSPTAISDKIRAATGIRHVRVHGQTSRDPERVQDVVACVGVSPEQLTPEFKSKACAALAPWEVPRHWRIENPGRAVQEGDLPGGYGSVAPQLA